Proteins from one Nitrobacteraceae bacterium AZCC 2146 genomic window:
- a CDS encoding branched-chain amino acid transport system ATP-binding protein (product_source=KO:K01996; cath_funfam=3.40.50.300; cog=COG0410; ko=KO:K01996; pfam=PF00005; smart=SM00382; superfamily=52540): MTALLTISNLRASYGKIEALRGVDLDIASGEIVALIGANGAGKSTLMMTIFGKPRARSGSIVYDGIDITGLPTHEIARMRIAQSPEGRRIFPRMSVAENLQMGADVTESSPADRASSLDKVLALFPRLKERMFQRGGTLSGGEQQMLAIGRALMSRPRLLLLDEPSLGLAPLIARQIFDAIRTLNRQDGLTVLIVEQNANHALRLAHRGYVMVNGLITLSGSGAELLQAPEIRSAYLEGGRRT; the protein is encoded by the coding sequence GTGACCGCCCTGCTCACGATCTCCAACCTGCGCGCCTCCTACGGCAAGATCGAGGCGCTGCGCGGCGTCGATCTCGACATCGCCAGCGGCGAGATCGTAGCACTGATCGGCGCCAACGGCGCCGGCAAGTCGACGCTGATGATGACCATCTTCGGCAAGCCGCGGGCCCGTTCAGGCTCGATCGTATATGACGGGATCGATATCACCGGCCTGCCGACCCACGAGATCGCGCGGATGCGCATCGCGCAGTCGCCGGAAGGCCGCCGGATCTTTCCGCGCATGAGCGTGGCGGAAAACCTGCAGATGGGCGCCGACGTCACCGAGAGCAGCCCTGCCGATCGCGCCAGCAGCCTCGATAAGGTTCTCGCACTGTTCCCGCGGCTGAAGGAACGCATGTTCCAGCGCGGCGGCACATTGAGCGGCGGCGAGCAACAGATGCTGGCGATCGGCCGCGCGCTGATGAGCCGCCCGCGGCTGCTGCTGCTCGACGAGCCCTCGCTGGGCCTGGCGCCCCTGATCGCCAGGCAAATCTTCGATGCGATCCGGACGCTGAACAGGCAGGACGGCCTCACCGTGCTGATCGTCGAGCAGAACGCCAATCATGCGCTGCGCCTCGCGCACCGCGGCTATGTCATGGTCAACGGCCTGATCACGCTGTCAGGCAGCGGCGCCGAGCTGCTGCAGGCCCCGGAAATCCGCTCCGCCTATCTCGAAGGCGGCCGGCGGACTTGA
- a CDS encoding hypothetical protein (product_source=Hypo-rule applied; superfamily=89562), with the protein MAGHERHAAAGGLLRHRARLLGIAGIVADLQRQLLAEHAAGGIEIDHRLFGAVLHLPAEGGFAAGHRTGHRDLDVLCESRRRQQRRGECQANELE; encoded by the coding sequence GTGGCCGGCCACGAACGGCACGCCGCTGCTGGCGGTCTTCTCCGCCACCGAGCGCGCCTGCTTGGGATCGCAGGCATCGTCGCCGATCTGCAGCGCCAGCTTCTTGCCGAGCACGCCGCCGGCGGCATTGAGATCGACCACCGCCTGTTCGGCGCCGTTCTGCATCTGCCGGCCGAAGGCGGATTCGCCGCCGGTCATCGGACCGGCCACCGCGACCTTGATGTCCTGTGCGAAAGCCGCCGTCGACAGCAGCGACGCGGCGAATGCCAGGCCAATGAGCTTGAATGA
- a CDS encoding ABC-type branched-subunit amino acid transport system substrate-binding protein (product_source=COG0683; cath_funfam=3.40.50.2300; cog=COG0683; pfam=PF13458; superfamily=53822), producing the protein MLQITPASTNPLFTERKLWNVLRVCGRDDQQGLVAADYITKNFAGKNVAILNDKTTYGKGLADETKKALNKAGFTEKMFESYNKGDKDFNSIVSRLKRDNIDLVYVGGYHQEAGLILRQMRDQGLKTVLMAGDAMNDKEFASITGPAAEGTLFTFGPDPRNKPTAKAIVEKFKAKNIDPEGYTLYTYAAFQVWSQAVAKVGSTDPKKVIEAIKAGEWDTVLGKMAFDTKGDIKAIDYVVYKWDAKGNYAEINPGKGT; encoded by the coding sequence GTGCTGCAGATCACCCCGGCCTCGACCAATCCGCTGTTCACCGAGCGCAAGCTGTGGAACGTGCTGCGCGTCTGCGGCCGCGACGACCAGCAGGGCCTGGTCGCCGCCGACTACATCACCAAGAATTTTGCCGGCAAGAATGTCGCGATCCTCAACGACAAGACCACCTACGGCAAGGGTCTCGCCGACGAGACCAAGAAGGCGCTGAACAAGGCCGGCTTCACCGAGAAGATGTTCGAATCCTACAACAAGGGCGACAAGGATTTTAACTCGATCGTCTCGCGCCTGAAGCGCGACAACATCGATCTGGTCTATGTCGGCGGCTATCATCAGGAAGCAGGTCTCATCCTGCGCCAGATGCGCGACCAGGGCCTCAAGACCGTGCTGATGGCCGGCGACGCCATGAACGACAAGGAATTCGCCTCGATCACCGGCCCGGCCGCGGAAGGCACCCTGTTCACCTTCGGTCCCGATCCGCGCAACAAGCCGACCGCGAAGGCGATCGTCGAGAAATTCAAGGCCAAGAACATCGATCCCGAAGGCTACACGCTCTATACCTATGCCGCGTTCCAGGTCTGGTCGCAGGCCGTGGCCAAGGTCGGCTCGACCGATCCGAAGAAGGTGATCGAAGCCATCAAGGCCGGCGAATGGGACACCGTGCTCGGCAAGATGGCGTTCGACACCAAGGGCGACATCAAGGCGATCGATTACGTCGTCTACAAATGGGACGCCAAGGGCAACTACGCCGAGATCAATCCCGGCAAGGGAACGTAA
- a CDS encoding cytochrome c-type biogenesis protein (product_source=KO:K06196; cog=COG0785; ko=KO:K06196; pfam=PF02683; transmembrane_helix_parts=Outside_1_9,TMhelix_10_32,Inside_33_60,TMhelix_61_83,Outside_84_92,TMhelix_93_115,Inside_116_135,TMhelix_136_158,Outside_159_167,TMhelix_168_190,Inside_191_210,TMhelix_211_233,Outside_234_244), giving the protein MIHDVSIPAALIAGLVSFLSPCVLPLVPPYLIYLTGATIEHVAADETEGVSKRAVMISALMFVLGFSTVFVALGASASLIGSLIRAYSAELSIVAGLLIILMGLHFLGLTRIGLLMREGRLAMAKPVGLWGAYAMGLAFAFGWTPCIGPILAAILSVAAAEATVTKGALLLAVYSAGLGIPFLLAALMVEQFSSVFARMKRHLVNVERAMGVLMVLTGIGFLTGAVTNVSIWLLETFPALQNFG; this is encoded by the coding sequence ATGATCCATGATGTCTCGATCCCCGCGGCGCTGATCGCCGGCCTCGTCAGCTTCCTGTCGCCCTGCGTGCTGCCGCTGGTGCCGCCCTATCTGATCTATCTCACCGGCGCGACCATCGAGCATGTCGCCGCCGACGAGACCGAGGGGGTGTCGAAGCGCGCGGTGATGATATCAGCCCTGATGTTCGTGCTCGGCTTCTCCACAGTGTTCGTGGCGCTCGGCGCCAGCGCCAGCCTGATTGGCAGCCTGATCCGGGCCTATTCGGCGGAGTTGTCGATCGTCGCCGGCCTCCTCATCATCCTGATGGGCCTGCATTTCCTGGGTCTCACGCGGATCGGCCTGTTGATGCGCGAGGGACGGCTGGCGATGGCCAAGCCGGTCGGGCTGTGGGGCGCCTATGCCATGGGCCTGGCCTTCGCGTTTGGATGGACGCCGTGCATCGGGCCGATCCTCGCGGCGATCCTGTCGGTCGCCGCGGCCGAAGCCACGGTGACCAAGGGTGCACTGCTGCTGGCGGTCTATTCCGCCGGCCTCGGAATTCCGTTCCTGCTGGCGGCCTTGATGGTCGAGCAGTTCTCGTCGGTGTTCGCGCGCATGAAGCGCCACCTCGTCAATGTCGAACGCGCCATGGGCGTGCTGATGGTGCTGACCGGCATCGGCTTCCTCACCGGCGCCGTCACCAATGTCAGCATCTGGCTGCTGGAGACGTTTCCGGCGCTGCAGAATTTCGGGTGA
- a CDS encoding L-aminopeptidase/D-esterase-like protein (product_source=COG3191; cog=COG3191; pfam=PF03576; superfamily=56266), protein MKNLLTDIAGVRVGHAGDAQLASGVTAIVFDRPAVASMDVRGGGPGTREGALLDPVNTVEAIDGITLAGGSAFGLEAGGGVQAWLAEQGRGFQIRDAVIPIVPGAICFDLLNGGDKKWGRYAPYRELGYAAAAAADDSFALGSVGAGLGATTANFKGGLGSASAMTVGGVRVAALAVVNAIGSVTVGDGPWFWAAPFEVDGEFGGRGLPETFTPEMLAMRLKGGAAATAVENTTLAVVVTDAILTKPQAKRLAMMAQTGFARAIYPVHAPLDGDIVFAAATCEKPIDPLVGLTELGMVAGNTMARAIARGVHAATALPFPGALPAWKDRFSR, encoded by the coding sequence ATGAAGAATCTTCTTACCGATATCGCCGGCGTTCGCGTCGGCCACGCCGGCGACGCTCAGCTGGCCTCCGGCGTCACCGCGATTGTGTTCGATCGGCCGGCGGTGGCTTCGATGGATGTGCGGGGCGGCGGGCCCGGCACCCGCGAAGGCGCCCTGCTCGACCCCGTCAATACCGTGGAGGCGATCGACGGCATCACGCTGGCCGGCGGCTCGGCGTTCGGGCTGGAAGCCGGCGGCGGCGTACAGGCCTGGCTCGCCGAACAGGGCCGCGGTTTCCAGATCCGCGACGCGGTGATCCCGATCGTGCCGGGCGCCATCTGTTTCGACCTGCTGAACGGCGGCGACAAGAAATGGGGCCGCTACGCGCCGTATCGCGAACTCGGCTATGCCGCCGCGGCGGCCGCGGACGACAGCTTTGCGCTCGGCAGCGTCGGCGCCGGGCTCGGCGCCACGACGGCGAATTTCAAGGGCGGCCTCGGCTCGGCCTCGGCGATGACGGTTGGCGGCGTGCGCGTCGCCGCGCTGGCGGTGGTGAATGCGATCGGCAGCGTCACCGTCGGCGACGGGCCGTGGTTCTGGGCGGCGCCCTTCGAAGTGGATGGCGAGTTCGGCGGACGCGGCCTGCCTGAAACCTTCACGCCCGAAATGCTGGCGATGCGGCTGAAAGGCGGCGCAGCCGCCACCGCGGTTGAAAACACCACGCTGGCGGTGGTCGTCACCGACGCCATTCTGACAAAACCGCAAGCCAAACGGCTGGCGATGATGGCGCAGACCGGTTTTGCCCGGGCGATCTATCCGGTGCACGCGCCGCTCGACGGCGACATCGTGTTCGCTGCTGCGACCTGCGAAAAACCGATCGATCCGCTGGTCGGGCTGACGGAACTGGGCATGGTGGCGGGCAATACCATGGCGCGGGCGATCGCGCGCGGCGTCCATGCCGCCACGGCCCTGCCATTTCCCGGTGCACTGCCGGCCTGGAAGGACCGGTTTTCGCGGTAG
- a CDS encoding hypothetical protein (product_source=Hypo-rule applied; pfam=PF13619), protein MPSTAIRLLAYDADAGELRVTFVSGRRYVYAQVPPEVFAAFIHAPSRGAFFNREIRDRYAFREVTDGSGRDRQRRSG, encoded by the coding sequence ATGCCCTCCACCGCGATCCGACTTCTGGCTTACGATGCTGACGCCGGGGAACTCCGGGTGACGTTCGTCAGCGGGCGGCGGTATGTTTATGCGCAGGTACCGCCGGAGGTTTTCGCGGCGTTTATCCATGCGCCATCACGCGGCGCGTTCTTCAATCGCGAAATCCGCGACCGCTATGCGTTCCGCGAAGTGACGGACGGATCAGGCCGAGACCGACAGCGTCGAAGCGGATGA
- a CDS encoding Ca2+-binding EF-hand superfamily protein (product_source=COG5126; cath_funfam=1.10.238.10; cog=COG5126; pfam=PF13499; smart=SM00054; superfamily=47473), which produces MLPAIAAASTAIDALQALTAAVKSKSKTATPTTGVKQSAASVFDAASTTASTTSSTPTTVIKSSSATSSGTLSPSTMSAMLAAQSNTSSASTTSTSSSASTSQSDALKDLFSQLDTDGSGGISKSEFEDKLGAGGTNTANADAVFAKLDKNGDGSVSVDELGAALKGKGHAHAASGASAGGGSGGAGGSDSDATGATTTTTSNPDGTTTTSTTYADGSVVTMTTAPTSTASSSSKTSSSSATSSYNLIEQMIQRQAKAISASSASTLSVSA; this is translated from the coding sequence ATGTTGCCAGCCATTGCCGCTGCCTCCACCGCGATCGATGCGCTTCAAGCGCTGACCGCCGCGGTGAAATCGAAGTCGAAGACGGCGACGCCGACGACTGGCGTCAAGCAGAGTGCGGCGAGCGTGTTCGATGCCGCCAGCACCACCGCATCGACGACCAGTTCGACCCCGACCACCGTCATCAAGAGCAGCAGCGCGACATCGTCCGGCACCCTGTCGCCGAGCACGATGAGTGCCATGCTCGCCGCGCAGAGCAACACGTCGAGCGCCAGCACGACATCGACATCGTCCTCGGCCTCGACCAGCCAGTCGGATGCGCTGAAGGATCTGTTCTCGCAGCTCGACACCGACGGCAGCGGCGGCATCAGCAAATCAGAATTCGAAGACAAGCTCGGCGCCGGCGGTACCAATACCGCCAATGCCGATGCCGTGTTCGCCAAGCTCGACAAGAATGGCGACGGATCGGTCAGCGTCGATGAGCTGGGTGCGGCGCTGAAGGGCAAGGGCCATGCACATGCCGCATCGGGGGCAAGCGCCGGGGGCGGTAGCGGCGGTGCAGGGGGCTCCGACAGCGACGCCACGGGGGCGACCACCACCACGACCAGCAATCCCGATGGCACCACCACCACGTCGACGACTTACGCCGACGGCTCCGTGGTCACGATGACCACGGCGCCCACCAGCACCGCGTCGTCGTCCAGCAAAACCTCATCGTCGTCAGCGACCTCGTCCTATAATCTCATCGAGCAGATGATCCAGCGTCAGGCCAAGGCGATCTCGGCTTCATCCGCTTCGACGCTGTCGGTCTCGGCCTGA
- a CDS encoding ribulose-phosphate 3-epimerase (product_source=KO:K01783; cath_funfam=3.20.20.70; cog=COG0036; ko=KO:K01783; pfam=PF00834; superfamily=51366; tigrfam=TIGR01163), which translates to MSQSFAPRPLVIAPSILAADFARLGEEVRAVDQAGGDWMHLDVMDGHFVPNISYGPDVIKAMRPHSKKIFDAHLMIAPCDPYLEAFAKAGCDHITVHAEAGPHLHRSLQAIRALGKKAGVSLNPGTPISAIEYVIDMVDLILVMSVNPGFGGQAFITSALGKISDLRAMTAGRPIDIEVDGGVSAAVSGQLAAAGANAFVAGSAVFKGGTVESYKANIDGIRKAAEMARGEMV; encoded by the coding sequence ATGTCACAGAGCTTCGCGCCACGCCCGCTCGTCATCGCGCCATCGATCCTCGCCGCCGATTTCGCCAGGCTCGGCGAAGAGGTCCGCGCCGTCGATCAGGCAGGCGGCGACTGGATGCATCTCGATGTCATGGACGGCCATTTCGTGCCGAACATTTCCTACGGCCCCGACGTCATCAAGGCGATGCGGCCGCACAGCAAGAAGATCTTCGACGCACATCTGATGATCGCGCCGTGCGATCCCTACCTCGAAGCTTTCGCCAAGGCCGGCTGCGACCACATCACCGTGCATGCCGAGGCGGGCCCGCATCTGCATCGCTCATTGCAGGCGATCCGCGCGCTCGGCAAGAAGGCCGGCGTCTCGCTCAACCCGGGCACGCCGATCTCGGCGATCGAATATGTCATCGACATGGTCGACCTGATCCTGGTGATGTCGGTCAACCCCGGCTTCGGCGGCCAGGCCTTTATTACTTCCGCCCTCGGCAAGATCAGCGACCTCCGCGCCATGACCGCGGGCCGGCCGATCGACATCGAAGTCGATGGCGGCGTCTCCGCCGCCGTCTCCGGCCAACTCGCCGCCGCCGGCGCCAACGCCTTCGTGGCGGGCTCCGCGGTGTTCAAGGGCGGCACGGTGGAAAGCTACAAGGCGAATATCGACGGGATCAGGAAGGCGGCGGAGATGGCGCGGGGGGAGATGGTCTGA
- a CDS encoding hypothetical protein (product_source=Hypo-rule applied; smart=SM00974) produces the protein MPQGFVYILVSPNSDYIKIGGTERPIAERLRGINGTDSYADHGPWQLSDFLHVTDWRLVEGGMHQHFNDRNIRDVIGARELFGVAPHEARQKLRSTGATLRVDHEKTNALFANRDVRLFLYRLFELSGLFGSLDIQGAWTLTSMPKTNGGRWFTLNIGSHEVAFTSRQPSEGRFLHHLVLDRLILDYPETIMWLGRHNGDVQVAEYAAAQRAVLISFEEDFAKAERVFRLPGIRRALVAYWADSLADLRERGAKSVYARYHSYDAVSELLEYKRATEIVFNAAAVTD, from the coding sequence ATGCCTCAAGGTTTTGTATACATTTTAGTATCGCCAAACAGCGATTACATAAAGATAGGCGGCACTGAAAGGCCCATCGCTGAGCGGCTTCGCGGCATTAACGGAACAGATTCATATGCTGATCATGGACCTTGGCAGCTTTCCGATTTTCTCCATGTCACGGACTGGCGCCTTGTCGAGGGCGGGATGCACCAGCACTTTAATGATCGCAATATTCGCGACGTAATTGGCGCGCGCGAGCTATTCGGTGTTGCGCCCCACGAAGCCCGACAAAAACTACGGTCTACCGGAGCAACGCTTCGCGTCGATCATGAAAAAACAAATGCGCTCTTCGCCAATCGAGACGTGCGATTGTTTCTATACAGATTATTTGAGCTGTCTGGATTGTTCGGAAGCCTCGACATTCAAGGCGCATGGACACTCACTTCAATGCCGAAAACAAATGGCGGCCGCTGGTTCACCTTAAACATCGGATCTCATGAAGTTGCCTTTACAAGCAGACAGCCTAGCGAAGGCCGATTTTTACATCACCTCGTTCTGGATCGCCTCATTCTCGATTACCCCGAAACGATCATGTGGTTGGGCCGACACAACGGTGACGTTCAAGTGGCAGAATACGCCGCCGCGCAACGTGCCGTATTGATTAGTTTTGAGGAAGACTTTGCAAAAGCCGAGCGAGTTTTCAGGCTACCGGGTATTCGGCGTGCTCTCGTAGCGTATTGGGCAGATTCTCTAGCTGACTTACGCGAGAGAGGCGCAAAAAGTGTCTATGCGCGATATCATTCGTATGATGCCGTATCAGAACTCCTCGAATACAAGAGAGCCACCGAAATTGTATTCAACGCTGCTGCAGTTACAGATTGA
- a CDS encoding hypothetical protein (product_source=Hypo-rule applied; superfamily=48726), whose protein sequence is MPNALQRVLRLRNGPGYADVVVSIFWPEPRENSWFSDWAIRWPDRERKGSAGGADAIQALLVALNIVGTELYCSAEHQAGRLNWADDWSGYGFPVPNGMRDALTGDDAKYL, encoded by the coding sequence ATGCCAAATGCTTTGCAACGCGTTTTGAGACTTCGCAACGGCCCAGGCTATGCCGACGTCGTCGTCAGCATTTTCTGGCCCGAGCCGCGCGAAAATTCATGGTTCTCGGACTGGGCGATTCGCTGGCCCGACCGCGAGCGGAAAGGTTCGGCGGGCGGAGCGGATGCCATCCAGGCACTGCTCGTTGCGCTGAACATCGTCGGCACCGAGCTCTATTGTAGCGCGGAGCACCAGGCCGGACGGCTAAACTGGGCCGATGACTGGTCCGGCTACGGTTTCCCGGTGCCGAACGGCATGCGCGATGCCCTGACGGGGGACGATGCGAAGTATCTTTGA
- a CDS encoding hypothetical protein (product_source=Hypo-rule applied) gives MKIRTELDDIGDTLARLKYQLLGIKFELKLRKRSIFTKDGYDYSEPRDELGKWTDGGTLVASNASREA, from the coding sequence ATGAAAATCCGAACCGAACTTGACGATATTGGCGACACCCTGGCGCGGCTGAAGTATCAACTGCTGGGCATCAAATTCGAATTGAAGCTCCGCAAACGGAGCATATTCACGAAAGACGGGTACGATTACAGCGAGCCGCGCGACGAGCTCGGTAAGTGGACCGATGGCGGAACGCTGGTTGCTAGCAATGCGAGCCGTGAGGCATAG